A region of the Campylobacter cuniculorum DSM 23162 = LMG 24588 genome:
TACAAAAAGTTATAAAAACGACATTAACGAAACGCACTGAATGGAGTAAAAATGGAGATTATGTTATGTGCTATTAGCAATATCGCAAGTGGAGGTTGCAGTGAGGATTGTCAATACTGCACTCAAAGTTCTTTTGTAAAAACTCAAATTCCAAAATACAAAAGAAAAGATATAAAACAAATTGTTTTTGAAGCTAAACTCGCAAGAAAAAATCAAGCCTTAGGTTTTTGCTTGGTTACAGCAGGAGCTGGACTTGATGATGACAAACTCGAATATGTTTGCAAGGCTGTGTATGAGGTTAAAAAAGAAGAGCCTGATTTATTGCTTATTGCTTGCAATGGTTTGGCGAGTGTGGAGCAATTGAAGGAGCTTAAAAAAGCAGGAGTTTTTTCTTACAATCACAATCTTGAAACTTCTAAAGAATTTTTTCCGCAAATTTGCACAACTCATACTTGGCAAAGTCGCTTTGAAACAAATTTAAATGCTAAAGAAGCCGGGCTTATGCTTTGTTGTGGTGGAATTTATGGTATGGGTGAGAGTGAAGAGGATAGAGTGAGTTTTAGAAAATCTTTGCAAGAGCTTAAACCTTTTTCATCACCGATTAATTTTTTTATTTCAAATGAAAATTTAAGGCTAAAAGTCCCAAAACTTAATGCCGATGAAGCTTTAAGCATCATAAGAGAGAGCAAAAAAGCTTTGAGCGATACGCGTATTATGATTGCTGGAGGTAGAGAATGGGTTTTAGGCGAAAGACAATACGAAGTTTTCGAGGCTGGAGCTGAAGCCATTGTTGTGGGTGATTATCTTACCACCAAAGGAGAAGAGCCGAGTAAAGATATAGAAAAGCTTAGAAGTATGGGATTTAGCTTTGCATCCGAATGTCATTAGTTATCAAAATTTAATTGATTTAAAAATTCTCATTGTGATTGCAGCTTGTTTGCTTTTATCCCCTTATATCGCTAAATTTTTGCGTTTGCCCATCTCTGCAACAGAGATTATGCTTGGTGCGGTTATAGGATATTTTGGCTTTATTGGCGAGAGTGAGAATTTTAAAATTTTAGCCGATGTGGGCTTTTATTATCTTATGTTTATTGCAGGTATGGAGGTGAATTTACAAACTTTTTTCAATATGGATAAAAAGCTTTTTCAAAAGAGTTTGTTTTATATTATCATGCTTTATTTAAGCTCTTCGCTTTTAGTATGGGCTTTAAATCTTGATTATGTTTTTATTTTAATCATTCCTGTAATGAGTGTAGGATTGCTTTCTGTGCTTTTTAAAGATTTTGGTAAAGAATGCTATTGGCTCAATACCTCTATGCTTGTTGCCACTCTTGCAGAAGTTGTTTCTATCGTTCTTTTAACCATCACCGGAGCTTTTTTACACGAGGATTTGAGTTTGATTGAAGCGGGAAAGAGCATTTTGTATTTGAGCATTTTTTTAGGACTTTGTGTTTTAGGTTTTAAAATTCTTGGAGTGCTTTTTTGGTGGTATCCACAGCTTAAAATCATCTTAATACCTCACGAGGACAAAAATGAAAAAGATATAAGATTTTGCGTTGCAATTTTTATTTTAATCATTGTTGCGATGATTGTTACAAAATTAGAAATCGTTTTGGGTTCTTTTATCGCGGGTTCTTTTATCGCAACTTTTTTCAATCACAAAAAGGATTTAGAGCATAAAATTTCACATTTTGGTTATGGTTTTTTAATCCCTGTTTTTTTCATTTATATAGGTTCAACTTTTGATTTAAAAATCATTTTAGAATACCGCATTCTCTTACTCTCTTTGTTTATTATGTTTGTAATGATTATTTTAAGGGTCTTTTGTGCTTTGGTCTTTACTTCAAAGATAGGCTTTAAAAATACAATTTTATTTGCTCTAAGCCATTCTATGCCCTTAACCTTACTCATCGCCATAGCTTCTTTGTCTCATTCGGCAAAAATCATCACAGAGGATATTTATTCTGCTTTGATTTTAACAGCTTTGTTTGAAGCCATTTTAATTATGAGTTTGATTAAATTCATTTCAAATTACAAACAAAATTTAATAAATTCACAATGAAAATTCAATAAAATTACAATTTTACTCAAAATTTTAAGCTTTTTAATATATTGTCAGCCAAATAAAATATTTTAAATCTCTTTTTGGTTAAAATATAAATGAATAAAATATTAAAGGAGAAAAAATGTCAAATTCTGTGACTCTAACGGACAATAGAAATGGTAAAAGCTATGAATTTCCTATCTATGATGCAAGTGTGGGACCAAGCGTTGTGGATATGTCAAGTTTTTACAAACAAACAGGAATGTTCTCTTATGATGAAGGTTTAACTTCAACCGCAACTTGTAAATCTCAAATCACCTATATCGATGGAGATAAAGGAATTTTAACACACAGAGGCTATCCGATTGAATGGCTCGCAGAAAATAAATTATTCTTAGATGTCATTCATCTTCTGCTCTATAAAGACCTTCCAAGTGAGCAAAGATTAGATGATTTTAGGTATGAACTTAAAAAACGCTCTTATATTCATCAAGGTATGCACAAGCTTTTTGATGCTTTTCCGGACAATGCTCACCCTATGGCTATCTTACAAGCTTCAGTCGCTTCTCTTTCAGCCTTTTATCCTGATCATTTAAACATGGATATTAAAGAAGAATATATGGAAATGGCGGCTCGCATTGTGGCTAAAATTCCAACCCTTGTTGCAACTGCATACCGCTATAAAAATGGTTTTCCTATGGCATATCCTAATTTAGATAGAGGTTTTACAGAAAATTTCTTATATATGTTAAGAACTTATCCTTATGATCATGTAAGACTTAGACCTATAGAGGTGAAAGCACTTGATACCGTGTTTATGCTCCATGCAGACCATGAACAAAATGCTTCAACCGCAACTGTGAGAGCAGTAGGCTCAACTCAAGCTCACCCTTATGCGTGCATTTCATCAGGAATCGGAGCACTTTGGGGGCATGCTCATGGCGGGGCTAATGAGGGTGTTATAAGAATGCTAGAAAGAATAGGAAGTGTTGATAGAGTCGATGAATTCATCAAAAAAGCTAAAGATAAAAACGATCCTTTCCGTCTTATGGGCTTTGGACATAGAGTCTATAAAAATTTTGACCCAAGGGCAAAGGTGCTTAAAAAATTAAGAGATCAGCTCATCGATGAGTTAGGAATTGATACAAATCTTATTAAAATTGCTTCAAGGATAGAAGAAATTGCTTTAAATGATGATTATTTCATTCAAAGAAATCTTTATCCAAATGTGGATTTTCATAGTGGTCTTATACTCAAAGCTTTAGGAATTCCAAATGAAATGTTTGCAGCCATTTTTGTCATCGGCAGAACTCCGGGCTGGATTGCACAATGGATTGAGCAAAAAGAACAAGGAGCTTTAAAAATTGTCCGCCCAAGACAACTCTATCTTGGTGAAACTCAAAAATGAATTTAAATTCTTATCTTGATTTAGCTATAGAGGCTGCAAATGCAGCTTCTGTAGCAATTTTAAACGAAAGACAAAATTTAAAAATTTGGCAAAAAGAAGACAATTCCCCTGTAAGTTCTGCGGATTTAATTTCAAATGAAATTCTTACTCAAAACCTTGCAAAAACAGATATTGAGATTTTTTCAGAAGAAAAAATTTTACCCTTTGAAAAAAGAAAAAATTTAGAATATTTTTGGCTTATTGACCCCCTTGATGGCACAAGCAGTTTTTTAAAACAAAGGGACGAATTTTGCATAATGATTGCTCTCATACACAAACAACGTCCCATACTAAGCTTGATTAAAAATCCTACAAATGACGATATTTTCTACGCTCACAAAGACACTAAAGTCTATAAAAATTATAAAATTTTAGAAAAAGATGAGTCATTGTTTAAGGAGAATCAATTCACAGCCCTATTGAGTGTCAATCATCTAAGTGCTACAGATGCAGAATTTGCAAACAAGCATAAACTTAAAGCTCTTAATATAAGCTCCGGACTTAAATTCACTGCCCTTTTGGAGGGAAAAGCCGGAGTGTATAGAAGAGCTGAAAATTTAAGCATTTGGGATATAGCTGCGGGGGATTTTTTAATCAATCAAAATGGTGGTTTTATGGGTGATTTTAACGCAAAATTCTTAAACTATAATCAAAAAAATCATAGGACTTCATTTTTTTTAGCAGTGTCTGAAAAAAGTTTTTTAAAAGCTTTTTTATAAAAAATTTGAGTATAATTTAGGCTTTAGATTAAAAGGAAGATGATGAAAATTTTTTTAGTGCTTTTTTTGGCTTTTTTTCTTAATGCTCAAGCAAATGATTTTTCACAAAAAAAGATTATTAAAATCGATCAAAATGAAGATGAATTTAAAATCATTGATTTAGGACAAGGAATTCATAACCAAAAACTTGATGAGCAAAAAGCCCTTTTTGACAGCTCCGCTTTAAAAAAATCAAACAAAGACAAACAAGTTGATTTTGGAATTCTTATAGGATTTAGAGAAAATTTCGGCTATGCTTTGGATAATTTTCACATCAGAGCCAAAGATTTTTCAGAACAATTCAGTCAAAGATTGATTAAAGATTTAAATTTAAGATTGATTAATGCTGCGGCAAATAAAATTTATCAAGCAGAGAGAATGCTTAATTTTTCTCATCCTAATAAAAAATTTAAACTTGTTGAGCTGTCAAAATTCCTAAGACAAGAAAAAAATAAGGATAAAATTAACACGCAATTTACAGATTTTTTAATCGCTATCAGCTTGGATGATTTTTATATCAATATCACAGATTTTTTCTTTACAAGCCTCAAAAATGCCTATGCTAAAATCAATGTTAAAATCATATCCACAAGCACAAATAAAATCGTGCTTGCAAAAAATATCAATTTAAGATTAAGACTTGATTCAGAAAATCCAAAGGATAATTACGAAAATTTACTCTCACAAATGCCGACAATGTTAGCTGAAGTTGTCAATAAAGAGGGTGCAAAATTAAAAGTAGAATGACTCTTTATGTGCCCTTTGTTTATGAGATAAAAAACAATTTAGCTTCTTTTAAACCACAAATCAAAAAGCCTCCGATTAAACAGATTGAAAGCCCCTATTTCGTAGAAAATCAAAACTATGGATTGCTTAGAAAATTATTTAAAGGCTTTTTTTATGGACTCTAAAAATCCTTTGTTTTATCCTTTTTAAGAAATTTTATTGAATGAAATTAATCGGGGTTAATTCTCTTTTAACCTTTAAAATTCTATAATTAAAACCATTTAAATTATAGGAAAATGCGATGGATTTTTTTGATGAAATGCTGAATAAAAGCCCAAAGGAGAAATTTATAGAAATTATCCAAAATGGAAATTTAGGTGCTTTAGAAAATGTTTTTGAAAATTTCTTTGCAGAATACATTGCTATGGTTGAACTTTTGGAAAAACAAGGTTTAAACGAAAAAAATATGAAAAATTTTATCCTTGAAAATTTCGAATTTATCGAGCAAAGAAAGAATGATATTTTTATAGAACTTGGAGCAAAAATTTTAGGACATGAAGGCTAAAAGTGCTTAGAATTTTTGCCTTTTTGTTTTTTGTCTCCACTCTTTTTTCTTCTACGCCTCATTTTAAATACACCTATAAATTTACGCTTAAAAAAGACGAAAGAGCAAGTGTGCAAATCAAAGAATTAGGCTATGAAGATGTCCAAAATTTTGATTTTTATTGGACCTTGTTTGATACAAATAAAATTATCGTGCATTCTAAATTTAGGAAATTTCCCAGACAATTTGTGCTTTCTTTGCGTAGGAATTTAAATTGGGCAACTCAAACTTTAATCCCTGATTATACTAAACCTAATGTCGATAGAGCGAGACTGATTTTTGAATTTAGCGATTTTAAAAAGGGCGAAGCAGTTTTTACAATTTATATTGAAGATGAAGAATCCCGTCTTGAAGTGAAATTTATTGACCCAAGAAAACAAAATGCTAACACACAAAATTTAAACACAAACTAAATTAAAGTAAAAAATGATTAAAATATGACAAAAATTTCTAAGGACAGAGAGTGCAAATCATTGATGAGTTAATGGAAAGTTTTTTAAAAGAATTAAATTATGAACCGATTATGCAGATGTTTTCACATACAAATTCAGGTAAAAAACTCCGCTCAAAATTACTTTTGAGTATAGCCGGAGAAAATGAGCTTTCTTACAAGCTTTGTGCTGTGATTGAGCTGATACATTTAGCGAGTTTATTGCACGATGATATTATCGATGAGAGTGAGTTAAGAAGAGGGGCAAAGTCTGTGAATGCAAAATTTGGTGCAAAAAATGCTTTAATGCTTGGAGATATTTTGTATTCTAAGGCTTTTTATGAGCTTTCTTTGATGGATTCTAAGATTGCTGCTGTGCTTTCAAATGCGGTTGTGAATTTAAGTATAGGCGAATTGATGGACATTCATTTAAGCCTTGATTTTAACGCGGATAAAAATACCTATCTTAGGATGATTTATAATAAAACAGCAGTTTTAATCGAAGCAAGTGCTAGGTGTGGGGCAATTTTAGCGGGATTTGATGAAGAAGCCTTTAAGGAATATGGCAAAAATTTAGGACTTGCCTTTCAAATGATTGATGA
Encoded here:
- a CDS encoding polyprenyl synthetase family protein encodes the protein MQIIDELMESFLKELNYEPIMQMFSHTNSGKKLRSKLLLSIAGENELSYKLCAVIELIHLASLLHDDIIDESELRRGAKSVNAKFGAKNALMLGDILYSKAFYELSLMDSKIAAVLSNAVVNLSIGELMDIHLSLDFNADKNTYLRMIYNKTAVLIEASARCGAILAGFDEEAFKEYGKNLGLAFQMIDDILDIRGDEHTLGKPAMHDFKEGKVTLAYIYLYESLNDEEQLKLKKLFKKDLNIDELEWLKLKLTQNQALQKAANEAKKYGNLALEAIKHYENPKLNEIIKAMLDRNF
- a CDS encoding 3'(2'),5'-bisphosphate nucleotidase CysQ, which encodes MNLNSYLDLAIEAANAASVAILNERQNLKIWQKEDNSPVSSADLISNEILTQNLAKTDIEIFSEEKILPFEKRKNLEYFWLIDPLDGTSSFLKQRDEFCIMIALIHKQRPILSLIKNPTNDDIFYAHKDTKVYKNYKILEKDESLFKENQFTALLSVNHLSATDAEFANKHKLKALNISSGLKFTALLEGKAGVYRRAENLSIWDIAAGDFLINQNGGFMGDFNAKFLNYNQKNHRTSFFLAVSEKSFLKAFL
- a CDS encoding citrate synthase, which codes for MSNSVTLTDNRNGKSYEFPIYDASVGPSVVDMSSFYKQTGMFSYDEGLTSTATCKSQITYIDGDKGILTHRGYPIEWLAENKLFLDVIHLLLYKDLPSEQRLDDFRYELKKRSYIHQGMHKLFDAFPDNAHPMAILQASVASLSAFYPDHLNMDIKEEYMEMAARIVAKIPTLVATAYRYKNGFPMAYPNLDRGFTENFLYMLRTYPYDHVRLRPIEVKALDTVFMLHADHEQNASTATVRAVGSTQAHPYACISSGIGALWGHAHGGANEGVIRMLERIGSVDRVDEFIKKAKDKNDPFRLMGFGHRVYKNFDPRAKVLKKLRDQLIDELGIDTNLIKIASRIEEIALNDDYFIQRNLYPNVDFHSGLILKALGIPNEMFAAIFVIGRTPGWIAQWIEQKEQGALKIVRPRQLYLGETQK
- a CDS encoding biotin synthase; this encodes MEIMLCAISNIASGGCSEDCQYCTQSSFVKTQIPKYKRKDIKQIVFEAKLARKNQALGFCLVTAGAGLDDDKLEYVCKAVYEVKKEEPDLLLIACNGLASVEQLKELKKAGVFSYNHNLETSKEFFPQICTTHTWQSRFETNLNAKEAGLMLCCGGIYGMGESEEDRVSFRKSLQELKPFSSPINFFISNENLRLKVPKLNADEALSIIRESKKALSDTRIMIAGGREWVLGERQYEVFEAGAEAIVVGDYLTTKGEEPSKDIEKLRSMGFSFASECH
- a CDS encoding cation:proton antiporter; translated protein: MHPNVISYQNLIDLKILIVIAACLLLSPYIAKFLRLPISATEIMLGAVIGYFGFIGESENFKILADVGFYYLMFIAGMEVNLQTFFNMDKKLFQKSLFYIIMLYLSSSLLVWALNLDYVFILIIPVMSVGLLSVLFKDFGKECYWLNTSMLVATLAEVVSIVLLTITGAFLHEDLSLIEAGKSILYLSIFLGLCVLGFKILGVLFWWYPQLKIILIPHEDKNEKDIRFCVAIFILIIVAMIVTKLEIVLGSFIAGSFIATFFNHKKDLEHKISHFGYGFLIPVFFIYIGSTFDLKIILEYRILLLSLFIMFVMIILRVFCALVFTSKIGFKNTILFALSHSMPLTLLIAIASLSHSAKIITEDIYSALILTALFEAILIMSLIKFISNYKQNLINSQ
- a CDS encoding DUF2018 family protein — protein: MDFFDEMLNKSPKEKFIEIIQNGNLGALENVFENFFAEYIAMVELLEKQGLNEKNMKNFILENFEFIEQRKNDIFIELGAKILGHEG